The Planctomicrobium piriforme genome includes a window with the following:
- a CDS encoding serine/threonine-protein kinase, giving the protein MIDATRLFATGDPGAPFAARNATSALYDRYQDIISSKEVTWEMTYRLLSRLGAGGQGIVFLADRSGAFDVSFPLALKFYRPDGYPDIQTYRREMSRMARVNMETARIQQDHLIDVYNVVEYRGILVLVSEWVDGYDLRQLTTPKLLKQIKRAVEPERWSYINDVIITDAGFQSRLMPGVAIAIIRECLAGLAALHRQGIIHADLKPANVMVKQTGNCKIIDLGSAFLDDEYPLRPTWTPRYAAVEVLEGARHTPLSDLASLGYVLLELLTGKYPFAGVADGAELIAVKRDIWRRIPDLLPKDVARNNTLVQMLSKMIAPDPADRFASLEEADLSQSGASEIERQLVKVNMTTEVENEMRILMQEFSQVSTTDEEIRRLRTG; this is encoded by the coding sequence ATGATCGACGCGACGCGTCTGTTCGCCACTGGCGATCCAGGCGCGCCGTTCGCTGCGCGGAATGCCACATCGGCGCTGTACGATCGTTATCAGGACATCATCAGCAGCAAGGAAGTGACCTGGGAGATGACCTACCGCCTGTTGTCCCGGCTGGGGGCAGGGGGGCAGGGGATCGTCTTTCTCGCGGATCGATCGGGCGCTTTTGACGTCTCGTTTCCGCTGGCACTCAAGTTCTACCGCCCGGACGGTTACCCGGATATCCAGACCTACCGCCGCGAAATGTCGCGGATGGCCCGGGTCAATATGGAAACGGCGCGCATTCAGCAGGACCACCTGATCGACGTGTACAACGTCGTCGAATACCGGGGCATCCTGGTGCTGGTCTCGGAATGGGTCGACGGCTACGACCTGCGACAGCTCACCACTCCCAAGCTGCTCAAGCAAATCAAACGGGCCGTCGAGCCTGAGCGCTGGTCGTACATCAACGACGTGATCATCACCGACGCCGGTTTTCAGTCTCGGCTCATGCCAGGCGTGGCGATTGCGATTATCCGCGAATGCCTGGCCGGACTCGCCGCGTTGCATCGCCAGGGGATCATCCACGCCGACTTGAAGCCGGCGAATGTCATGGTCAAACAGACCGGCAACTGCAAAATCATCGATCTCGGCTCGGCGTTTCTGGATGACGAGTATCCGTTGCGTCCCACCTGGACGCCGCGCTACGCCGCCGTGGAAGTCCTCGAAGGAGCGCGGCACACCCCGCTGTCAGACCTCGCCAGCCTGGGCTATGTGCTGCTCGAGCTGCTGACCGGGAAATATCCGTTCGCAGGCGTCGCCGACGGTGCTGAGTTGATCGCCGTCAAACGGGACATCTGGCGACGGATTCCTGATCTGCTTCCCAAAGACGTCGCACGCAACAACACGCTGGTTCAGATGCTCTCGAAGATGATCGCGCCCGACCCGGCCGACCGCTTCGCATCTCTGGAAGAAGCCGACCTGTCGCAGAGCGGTGCTTCGGAAATCGAACGTCAGCTTGTGAAGGTCAACATGACCACCGAGGTCGAGAACGAAATGCGCATCCTGATGCAGGAGTTCTCACAGGTGTCGACGACAGACGAAGAAATCCGCCGCTTGCGGACAGGCTGA
- the pyrF gene encoding orotidine-5'-phosphate decarboxylase, whose amino-acid sequence MTSFANRLHREILKKQTPALVGLDPRWDQLPREIQERASQQGGSDAAIHARAFEEFCLRVIDVVSGLVPAVKPQSAFFEACGPDGSRVLANVIQHARNAGLIVICDAKRGDIGTTAEAYAAAYLAGEDPQAAPYAADALTINPYMGVDTLQPFVSRADAVGAGLYVLVRTSNPGARDFQDRQTDDETLYTAVARQVENLSLQLARGETYGSVGAVTGATYPEELAVLRKVMPHTPLLIPGYGSQGGTSQDVAAAFDGRGLGGLVNNSRGILFGFRKGPLAEEFGEARWEAAVQAATVKMIDDLAANTPAGKLRQSSK is encoded by the coding sequence ATGACCTCGTTTGCAAACCGCCTGCACCGCGAAATCCTGAAAAAGCAGACGCCTGCTCTCGTGGGGCTCGATCCCCGCTGGGACCAGTTGCCGCGCGAAATTCAGGAACGGGCCAGCCAGCAGGGGGGGAGCGATGCGGCCATTCATGCCAGGGCGTTCGAGGAATTCTGCCTGCGGGTGATCGACGTGGTCTCCGGACTGGTTCCGGCGGTGAAACCGCAATCGGCTTTCTTCGAAGCCTGCGGGCCAGACGGTTCACGAGTGCTGGCGAACGTCATTCAGCACGCCCGTAATGCTGGCCTGATTGTGATCTGCGATGCCAAACGGGGGGATATCGGCACCACGGCCGAGGCCTATGCAGCCGCGTATCTCGCCGGAGAAGACCCGCAAGCCGCGCCCTATGCAGCAGATGCGCTGACGATCAACCCTTACATGGGGGTCGACACGTTGCAGCCGTTCGTCTCACGGGCTGACGCCGTCGGCGCCGGGCTGTATGTGTTGGTGCGGACAAGTAATCCTGGTGCACGCGACTTTCAGGATCGGCAAACCGACGACGAAACGCTTTACACAGCCGTCGCAAGGCAGGTCGAGAACCTGTCGTTGCAGCTGGCGCGAGGAGAAACCTACGGCTCGGTCGGCGCGGTGACCGGGGCAACGTACCCGGAAGAACTGGCCGTTCTTCGCAAGGTGATGCCGCATACCCCTTTGCTGATCCCCGGTTACGGCAGCCAAGGGGGGACTTCCCAGGACGTTGCCGCTGCCTTCGACGGACGAGGACTGGGTGGCTTAGTCAACAACTCGCGCGGAATTCTGTTTGGTTTCCGAAAGGGACCACTGGCCGAAGAATTTGGCGAAGCCCGTTGGGAGGCAGCCGTGCAGGCGGCAACCGTGAAAATGATCGACGACCTCGCAGCGAATACGCCGGCCGGGAAACTCAGACAATCGTCAAAATAG